A section of the bacterium SCSIO 12696 genome encodes:
- the tuf gene encoding elongation factor Tu, which produces MAKEKFERNKPHVNVGTIGHVDHGKTTLTAALTRVCAEVFGGEMKDFGEIDNAPEERERGITIATSHVEYDSNDRHYAHVDCPGHADYVKNMITGAAQMDGAILVCGATDGPMPQTREHILLSRQVGVPYIVVFLNKADLLAEDCGGVDSEEYAEMLELVEMELRELLDTYEFPGDDTPIIAGSALMALEGKDDNELGTTAVKKLVEALDSYIPEPERAIDQPFLMPVEDVFSISGRGTVVTGRVERGIVTVGDEIEIVGIKETTKTTCTGVEMFRKLLDEGRAGENVGVLLRGTKRDEVERGQVLAVPGSVNPHTKFEAEVYVLSKDEGGRHTPFFKGYRPQFYFRTTDVTGNVELPAGTEMVMPGDNVQMTVTLIAPIAMEDGLRFAIREGGRTVGAGVVAKIIE; this is translated from the coding sequence GTGGCTAAAGAGAAGTTCGAACGGAACAAGCCCCACGTAAACGTGGGCACCATCGGTCACGTTGACCACGGTAAAACCACCCTGACCGCAGCCCTGACTCGCGTTTGTGCTGAAGTATTCGGCGGTGAAATGAAAGACTTCGGTGAAATCGACAACGCACCGGAAGAGCGTGAGCGCGGTATTACCATCGCTACTTCTCACGTTGAGTACGATTCCAACGATCGTCACTACGCGCACGTTGACTGCCCAGGGCACGCCGACTACGTGAAAAACATGATCACCGGTGCTGCCCAGATGGACGGCGCTATTCTGGTTTGTGGCGCCACTGACGGCCCTATGCCTCAAACTCGCGAGCACATCCTGCTGTCTCGCCAGGTAGGTGTACCTTACATCGTTGTATTCCTGAACAAAGCTGACCTGCTGGCTGAAGACTGTGGCGGTGTTGACTCTGAAGAATACGCCGAGATGCTGGAACTGGTTGAAATGGAACTGCGCGAGCTGCTGGATACTTACGAGTTCCCAGGCGACGACACTCCAATCATCGCTGGTTCTGCTCTGATGGCTCTGGAAGGCAAAGACGACAACGAGCTGGGCACCACTGCCGTTAAGAAGCTGGTTGAAGCTCTGGACAGCTACATCCCTGAGCCCGAGCGCGCCATTGACCAACCGTTCCTGATGCCTGTGGAAGACGTATTCTCCATCTCTGGCCGTGGTACTGTTGTAACTGGTCGTGTTGAGCGCGGTATCGTTACCGTTGGTGACGAAATCGAAATCGTTGGTATCAAAGAGACTACCAAAACCACCTGTACCGGTGTTGAAATGTTCCGCAAGCTGCTGGACGAAGGCCGCGCTGGTGAAAACGTTGGTGTTCTGCTGCGTGGTACCAAGCGCGACGAAGTTGAGCGCGGACAAGTTCTGGCCGTACCTGGCTCCGTAAACCCGCACACCAAGTTCGAAGCGGAAGTTTACGTACTGTCCAAAGACGAAGGCGGCCGTCACACTCCGTTCTTCAAAGGCTACCGCCCTCAGTTCTACTTCCGTACTACTGACGTGACTGGTAACGTTGAACTGCCCGCTGGCACCGAAATGGTAATGCCTGGCGACAACGTTCAAATGACCGTTACCCTGATCGCTCCGATCGCTATGGAAGACGGCCTGCGCTTCGCTATCCGCGAGGGTGGTCGTACTGTAGGTGCTGGTGTTGTTGCTAAGATTATTGAGTGA
- the rpsG gene encoding 30S ribosomal protein S7, whose translation MPRRRVVAKREILPDPKFGNVTLAKFMNHVMVSGKKSLAERIVYGALDTVENRAKKDPIEVFEEALENIAPSVEVKSRRVGGATYQVPVEVRPARRTALAMRWLVDYARNRSEKSMAQRLAGEIVDASQNKGAAVKKREDVHRMAEANKAFSHFRF comes from the coding sequence ATGCCAAGAAGAAGAGTTGTCGCCAAACGCGAAATTCTGCCGGATCCTAAATTCGGCAACGTAACCCTGGCGAAATTTATGAACCACGTAATGGTCAGCGGCAAGAAATCCCTGGCTGAGCGCATCGTATACGGCGCGCTGGACACCGTGGAAAACCGTGCTAAGAAAGACCCCATCGAGGTGTTTGAAGAGGCGCTGGAAAACATCGCTCCATCGGTAGAGGTTAAATCTCGCCGTGTGGGTGGTGCTACCTACCAGGTTCCCGTAGAAGTGCGTCCTGCCCGTCGTACTGCACTGGCCATGCGTTGGCTGGTGGACTACGCGCGCAACCGCAGCGAAAAATCCATGGCCCAACGTCTGGCTGGCGAAATTGTAGACGCCTCCCAGAACAAGGGCGCCGCGGTGAAGAAGCGTGAAGACGTTCACCGTATGGCCGAGGCCAACAAGGCCTTCTCCCACTTCCGGTTCTGA
- the rpsL gene encoding 30S ribosomal protein S12 — MATINQLVRKPRKRKVAKSDVPALQACPQRRGVCTRVYTTTPKKPNSALRKVCRVRLTNGFEVTSYIGGEGHNLQEHSVVLIRGGRVKDLPGVRYHTVRGALDTSGVEGRRRGRSKYGAKRPKS; from the coding sequence ATGGCAACGATCAACCAGTTGGTTCGTAAGCCGAGAAAACGCAAAGTAGCCAAGAGCGACGTACCGGCCCTGCAGGCCTGCCCGCAGCGCCGCGGTGTGTGCACTCGCGTCTACACCACTACCCCGAAAAAACCAAACTCTGCACTGCGTAAGGTTTGCCGTGTTCGTCTGACCAATGGTTTCGAAGTAACTTCGTACATTGGCGGTGAAGGCCACAACCTGCAGGAGCACAGCGTGGTATTGATTCGCGGTGGTCGTGTTAAAGACTTGCCGGGTGTTCGCTATCACACCGTTCGTGGCGCCCTGGACACCTCCGGTGTTGAAGGACGTCGTCGCGGCCGTTCCAAGTACGGAGCCAAGCGTCCTAAGTCTTAA
- the fusA gene encoding elongation factor G: MARQTPISRYRNIGICAHVDAGKTTTTERVLFYTGLSHKIGEVHDGAATMDWMEQEQERGITITSAATTCFWAGMQQQFDQHRINIIDTPGHVDFTIEVERSLRVLDGAVVVLCGSSGVQPQTETVWRQANKYEVPRMVFVNKMDRAGADFMMVVDQLKERLGATPVPLQMTIGAEDEFKGVVDLVKMKAILWNESDMGMTFDYADVPADLVDQCEEMREFLVESAAEASDELMDKYLEGETLTEEEIKAGIRQRTLANEIVPVLGGSAFKNKGVQAVLDAVIEYLPSPEEVKAIEGVLDDKAETVATREADDGAPFAALAFKIATDPFVGTLTFFRVYSGTLKSGDMVYNPVKGKKERVGRMVQMHSNNREEIKEVLAGDIAAGIGLKDVTTGDTLCASESVITLERMEFPEPVISVAVEPRSKADQEKMGVALGKLAQEDPSFRVKTDEETGQTIISGMGELHLDILVDRMRREFSVEANIGKPQVAYREMIKNTCEIEGKFVRQSGGRGQYGHVWVKFEPGTEGAEELEFVNEIVGGVVPREYIPAVEKGISEQMKNGVLAGYPLLGLKATLYDGSFHDVDSNEMAFKIAASMATKKLAQDGGAVLMEPMMKVEVVTPEENMGDVVGDLNRRRGLILGMDDGTMGKVVNAEVPLAEMFGYATDLRSATQGRATFTMEFEKYAEAPNNIAEEVIARTQR; encoded by the coding sequence GTGGCTCGTCAAACTCCAATCAGTCGTTATCGCAATATCGGTATTTGCGCGCACGTGGATGCGGGCAAAACCACGACGACTGAGCGCGTGTTGTTCTACACCGGCTTGTCTCACAAGATCGGTGAAGTGCACGACGGTGCCGCTACCATGGACTGGATGGAGCAGGAGCAGGAGCGGGGAATCACCATTACCTCGGCTGCAACAACTTGCTTCTGGGCTGGCATGCAGCAGCAGTTTGACCAGCACCGCATCAATATTATTGATACGCCGGGGCACGTGGATTTCACCATTGAGGTGGAGCGTTCTCTGCGGGTTCTCGATGGTGCGGTGGTTGTACTTTGCGGTTCCTCCGGCGTGCAGCCGCAGACGGAAACCGTATGGCGCCAGGCCAACAAGTACGAAGTCCCGCGTATGGTGTTCGTCAACAAGATGGATCGCGCCGGTGCCGATTTTATGATGGTGGTCGACCAGCTCAAAGAGCGTTTGGGGGCCACCCCCGTGCCGTTGCAAATGACCATTGGTGCGGAAGACGAATTTAAAGGTGTAGTCGACCTGGTCAAGATGAAGGCCATCCTGTGGAACGAAAGTGACATGGGTATGACTTTCGACTACGCCGATGTGCCCGCTGACCTCGTGGATCAGTGCGAGGAAATGCGCGAATTCCTGGTGGAATCCGCCGCAGAAGCCAGCGATGAGCTGATGGATAAGTATCTAGAAGGGGAAACCCTGACAGAGGAAGAGATTAAAGCCGGTATTCGCCAGCGCACTCTGGCCAATGAGATTGTGCCAGTGTTGGGTGGTTCTGCTTTTAAGAACAAAGGCGTGCAGGCGGTTCTGGATGCGGTAATTGAGTACTTGCCGTCGCCGGAAGAAGTAAAAGCCATTGAAGGCGTGTTGGACGATAAAGCGGAAACTGTCGCTACCCGTGAAGCCGACGACGGTGCGCCCTTTGCGGCGCTGGCGTTTAAAATCGCCACCGACCCCTTTGTGGGCACGCTGACCTTCTTCCGGGTGTACTCCGGCACCTTGAAATCCGGGGATATGGTTTATAACCCGGTGAAGGGCAAGAAAGAGCGCGTTGGCCGTATGGTGCAAATGCACTCCAACAACCGCGAAGAAATTAAAGAAGTACTGGCGGGGGATATTGCCGCTGGTATTGGCCTGAAGGACGTCACCACTGGTGATACGTTGTGCGCTTCGGAGTCGGTCATCACTCTGGAACGTATGGAGTTCCCAGAGCCGGTGATCTCGGTAGCGGTAGAGCCGCGCTCCAAGGCAGACCAGGAAAAAATGGGTGTTGCCCTGGGCAAACTGGCTCAGGAAGACCCGTCGTTCCGCGTCAAAACCGACGAGGAAACCGGCCAGACCATTATTTCCGGTATGGGCGAATTGCACCTGGATATCCTGGTGGATCGCATGCGTCGGGAATTCAGCGTCGAAGCCAATATTGGTAAGCCGCAAGTGGCCTACCGGGAAATGATTAAAAACACCTGCGAGATTGAAGGCAAGTTTGTGCGTCAATCCGGCGGTCGAGGCCAATACGGTCACGTGTGGGTGAAATTTGAGCCTGGCACCGAAGGTGCCGAAGAGCTGGAGTTCGTCAACGAAATTGTTGGCGGTGTGGTACCGCGGGAATACATTCCGGCGGTGGAGAAAGGCATCAGCGAACAGATGAAGAATGGCGTGCTGGCGGGTTACCCCCTGCTGGGCCTGAAAGCCACTCTGTACGATGGGTCTTTCCACGATGTTGACTCCAACGAAATGGCCTTTAAGATCGCTGCATCAATGGCAACCAAGAAGCTGGCCCAGGATGGTGGTGCTGTGCTGATGGAGCCAATGATGAAAGTGGAAGTCGTTACTCCGGAAGAGAACATGGGCGATGTTGTGGGTGACCTCAACCGTCGTCGTGGTCTGATCCTGGGTATGGACGATGGCACTATGGGCAAAGTAGTAAATGCCGAGGTGCCTCTGGCGGAGATGTTCGGTTACGCGACCGATCTGCGCTCTGCAACTCAGGGTCGTGCGACCTTTACCATGGAGTTTGAGAAGTACGCCGAAGCTCCAAACAATATCGCTGAAGAAGTGATTGCCCGCACCCAGCGCTAG
- the rfbC gene encoding dTDP-4-dehydrorhamnose 3,5-epimerase yields the protein MIVTATSVDGVLIIEPKVFGDDRGFFLETFQAERYKKALNVNFDFVQDNHSRSAKGVLRGLHYQKERPQGKLVRVVKGEVFDVAVDVRRGSSTFGHWVGVTLTEENKKQLWVPPGMAHGFVVLSESADFEYKCTDYYDPDDECCLAWDDKEVAIDWPVEQPVLSEKDRLGKTLKELFP from the coding sequence GTGATTGTGACGGCGACATCAGTCGACGGTGTGTTGATTATTGAGCCCAAAGTTTTTGGGGATGATCGCGGCTTTTTTTTAGAAACCTTTCAGGCGGAGAGGTATAAAAAAGCGCTGAATGTCAATTTTGATTTTGTTCAAGATAATCACTCTCGTTCTGCGAAAGGGGTGTTGAGAGGGCTGCACTACCAAAAGGAACGGCCACAAGGAAAGCTGGTGCGTGTGGTTAAGGGCGAAGTTTTTGATGTGGCCGTAGATGTTCGACGAGGTTCATCGACTTTTGGCCACTGGGTTGGTGTTACGTTAACTGAAGAAAATAAAAAGCAGCTTTGGGTTCCACCAGGTATGGCTCATGGCTTTGTGGTGCTGTCAGAAAGCGCTGATTTTGAGTATAAATGTACAGATTATTATGATCCCGATGATGAATGCTGCCTAGCTTGGGATGATAAGGAGGTGGCAATTGATTGGCCTGTTGAGCAGCCTGTTCTTTCTGAAAAAGACCGTTTGGGGAAAACCCTAAAGGAGTTATTTCCTTGA
- the rfbA gene encoding glucose-1-phosphate thymidylyltransferase RfbA, with protein sequence MNKYKGIILAGGSGTRLHPLTLGASKQLMPVYDKPMIYYPLSVLMLAGIRDVLIITTPDDLESFRRVLGDGSKYGIELRYEVQPSPDGLAQAFLIGSKFIGENNVALVLGDNIFFGQHFSDKLVAAANRTRGATIFGYHVTDPERFGVVEFDSKGMALSIEEKPVQPKSNYAVTGLYFYDNDVVDIARSIKPSSRGELEITDVNNAYLQRGDLNVAVLGRGFAWLDTGTHDSLLDAGKFIQTVEHRQGFKIGCLEEIAFRNQWIDESSLMKQAEVLGKTGYGAYLRRVAEGY encoded by the coding sequence ATGAATAAGTATAAAGGAATTATTTTGGCTGGAGGGTCTGGAACCCGGTTGCATCCGTTAACGCTAGGTGCGTCTAAGCAATTAATGCCAGTTTACGATAAACCGATGATTTATTATCCCCTGTCAGTATTAATGCTGGCGGGGATCCGTGATGTGTTGATCATTACGACGCCTGATGATTTGGAAAGCTTTCGGAGAGTTCTTGGAGATGGCTCAAAATATGGTATTGAGCTCAGATACGAAGTTCAACCATCACCTGATGGTCTTGCTCAAGCATTTCTTATAGGGAGTAAATTTATCGGTGAAAATAATGTTGCTTTAGTTCTGGGAGATAACATATTTTTTGGTCAGCACTTCAGTGATAAATTGGTTGCGGCTGCCAATAGAACCAGAGGAGCTACTATTTTTGGCTATCATGTAACCGACCCTGAGCGTTTTGGTGTGGTTGAATTTGATTCAAAAGGAATGGCTTTAAGTATTGAAGAAAAACCAGTTCAGCCTAAATCAAATTATGCAGTAACAGGTTTGTATTTTTACGATAATGATGTGGTTGATATTGCTCGCTCAATTAAGCCTTCTTCCCGCGGAGAGCTTGAAATTACGGATGTAAATAACGCCTACTTACAGCGGGGAGATTTAAACGTGGCTGTACTTGGGAGGGGGTTTGCTTGGTTAGATACAGGAACTCATGATTCACTATTAGATGCTGGCAAGTTTATTCAGACCGTGGAACATCGCCAAGGCTTCAAAATCGGTTGCCTAGAAGAAATTGCTTTTCGCAACCAGTGGATCGATGAATCATCCTTGATGAAGCAGGCAGAAGTTCTTGGGAAAACTGGTTATGGCGCTTATCTAAGGCGAGTAGCAGAAGGGTATTAA
- the rfbB gene encoding dTDP-glucose 4,6-dehydratase — MKILVTGGAGFIGSAVVRHLLSDTDHSVINVDCLTYAGNLDSIPENLHSERYVFERVDICNTEQLKRVFFQHTPDVVMHLAAESHVDRSIDGPAAFIQTNLVGTFSLLEVAREYWAGLSEERQKKFRFHHISTDEVYGDLSLNNELFTEQTKYDPSSPYSASKAGSDHLVRAWGRTYNLPIVITNCSNNYGPYHFPEKLIPHMILNALSGKHLPVYGDGQQVRDWLYVEDHARALTKVATEGRIAETYNIGGHNEKKNIEVVEAICTLLEELAPEKPQGVDRYSDLITYVTDRPGHDVRYAIDASKIDQELGWRPEESFESGIRKTVLWYLENRNWWQRVLNGSYRLERIGVDSGN, encoded by the coding sequence ATGAAAATATTGGTTACAGGGGGAGCTGGCTTTATTGGTAGCGCCGTTGTTAGGCATTTGCTCTCAGACACTGACCATAGTGTTATCAATGTAGATTGCCTCACCTACGCTGGGAATCTTGATTCGATTCCTGAAAACCTTCACTCAGAGCGCTATGTTTTTGAGCGTGTGGATATTTGTAATACAGAACAGTTAAAAAGAGTTTTTTTTCAGCATACGCCGGATGTAGTAATGCACTTGGCTGCAGAGTCGCACGTAGACCGCTCTATTGATGGCCCGGCTGCATTTATTCAAACCAACTTGGTGGGCACATTCTCTTTGCTGGAAGTGGCAAGAGAGTATTGGGCCGGGTTGTCGGAGGAACGGCAGAAAAAGTTTCGTTTTCATCATATATCTACCGATGAAGTGTATGGGGACCTTTCACTAAATAACGAGCTGTTTACTGAACAAACCAAATATGACCCCAGCTCCCCTTATTCTGCTAGTAAGGCTGGCTCAGATCATTTGGTGAGGGCATGGGGAAGAACTTACAACTTACCCATAGTGATAACCAACTGTTCAAATAATTACGGCCCATACCACTTCCCCGAAAAGCTGATCCCTCACATGATTTTAAATGCTTTGTCCGGAAAGCATTTGCCGGTTTATGGTGACGGACAGCAGGTGAGGGACTGGTTGTACGTGGAAGATCACGCGAGAGCTTTAACAAAAGTTGCCACAGAGGGACGTATTGCCGAAACCTACAATATCGGTGGTCACAATGAGAAAAAAAATATTGAAGTAGTGGAAGCCATTTGTACTCTTTTGGAGGAGTTGGCTCCTGAAAAACCTCAAGGTGTTGATAGGTACAGCGATTTGATCACCTATGTTACTGACCGGCCAGGGCATGATGTGCGCTATGCAATTGATGCTTCAAAGATCGATCAAGAGCTGGGCTGGAGGCCGGAAGAGAGCTTTGAATCAGGCATTCGAAAAACAGTGTTATGGTACTTAGAAAATCGTAATTGGTGGCAGCGAGTCTTGAATGGCAGCTACCGGTTAGAGCGAATCGGTGTTGATAGTGGTAACTGA
- the rpoC gene encoding DNA-directed RNA polymerase subunit beta' yields the protein MKDLLNLLKSQDQTGEFDAIRIGLASPDMIRSWSFGEVKKPETINYRTFKPEREGLFCAKIFGPVKDYECLCGKYKRMKHRGIVCEKCGVEVTLAKVRRDRMGHIELACPVAHIWFLKSLPSRIGLLLDMTLREIERVLYFESYVVVDPGMTTLERGQLLNDEQYFEALEEFGDEFTALMGAEAIQQLMKDISLEDDIAELREAIPATNSETKIKKYSKRLKLLEAFYNSGNNPEWMVMEALPVLPPDLRPLVPLDGGRFATSDLNDLYRRVINRNNRLKRLLELNAPDIIVRNEKRMLQESVDALLDNGRRGRAITGSNKRPLKSLADMIKGKQGRFRQNLLGKRVDYSGRSVIVVGPTLRLHQCGLPKRMALELFKPFIFAKLEGRGLATTIKASKKMVEREEPVVWDILDEVIREHPVLLNRAPTLHRLGIQAFEPVLIEGKAIQLHPLVCAAYNADFDGDQMAVHVPLTLEAQLEARALMMSTNNILSPANGEPIIVPSQDVVLGLYYMTRERINAKGEGTLFTDVKEVSRAFYSKQADLQARVKVRIDEVTFDEDGERQERSFVADTTVGRALLWDIVPQGLPFELVNKAMVKKAISSIINECYRQVGLKDTVIFADQLMYTGFDFSTKSGASIGVNDFMIPDAKAEIIGRAEDEVKEIEAQFASGLVTQGEKYNKVVDIWSRANDLVAKAMMEGISSETVTNRDGDDEDQDSFNSVFMMADSGARGSPAQIRQLAGMRGLMARPDGSIIETPITANFREGLNVLQYFISTHGARKGLADTALKTANSGYLTRRLVDVAQDVVVVEDDCGTNKGLLMTPVIEGGDIIESLGDRILGRVVAQDVLKPGSDEIALPAGTIIDEKWVERIEALGIDEVLVRSPITCDTRYGICAECYGRDLARGHKVNSGEAVGVIAAQSIGEPGTQLTMRTFHIGGAASRASAVDSIQVKQEGVVRLVNAKVVERETGELVSVSRSGELALADKNGRERERYKLPYGAVIKVKEGASVAAGDVVANWDPHTHPIISEVSGKVQFSGMEDGLSVRRTTDDMTGLTSTEVLDPNERPAAGKDLKPLVTLLDDKGKELCFPNSTVPAHYALPAKAIVMSTDGGQIGVGEVIARIPQESGGTKDITGGLPRVADLFEARKPKDPAILAEISGTVSFGKETKGKNRLVITPKDGQPLPDGSTHYEALIPKWRQLGVFEGEHVEKGEVIPEGPDNPHDILRLLGVDALAKYIANEVQDVYRLQGVGINDKHIEVIVRQMLRKVEITDMGDSPFVKGEQVEFNRVMEVNEQLELDGKIPAKFERLLLGITKASLATESFISAASFQETTRVLTEAAVTGKQDGLRGLKENVVVGRLIPAGTGLAHHKQRRAEREAEQAEGLAVTASDVEAALSEALSSSGEE from the coding sequence TTGAAAGACTTACTGAATCTTTTGAAGTCTCAGGACCAAACTGGCGAATTCGACGCAATCCGTATCGGCCTGGCGTCACCGGACATGATTCGCTCCTGGTCGTTTGGCGAAGTCAAAAAGCCGGAAACCATTAACTACCGCACCTTTAAGCCGGAGCGCGAAGGCCTGTTCTGCGCCAAGATTTTTGGCCCGGTTAAGGACTACGAGTGCCTGTGCGGCAAGTACAAGCGCATGAAGCACCGCGGTATCGTGTGTGAGAAGTGTGGCGTTGAAGTTACCCTTGCCAAAGTGCGTCGTGACCGCATGGGCCACATTGAACTGGCTTGCCCGGTTGCCCACATCTGGTTCCTGAAATCCCTGCCGTCTCGTATCGGCCTGCTGCTGGATATGACCCTGCGCGAAATCGAGCGGGTGCTGTACTTTGAATCCTATGTTGTGGTCGATCCGGGTATGACCACTCTGGAGCGCGGTCAGCTGCTCAACGACGAGCAATACTTCGAAGCTCTGGAAGAGTTTGGCGACGAGTTCACCGCTCTGATGGGTGCCGAGGCTATCCAGCAGCTGATGAAAGACATCAGCCTGGAAGACGATATTGCCGAGCTGCGTGAAGCGATTCCCGCCACCAACTCCGAAACCAAGATTAAGAAGTACTCCAAGCGCCTCAAGCTGCTGGAAGCCTTCTACAACTCCGGCAACAACCCGGAGTGGATGGTGATGGAAGCACTGCCGGTTCTGCCGCCGGATCTGCGTCCGCTGGTACCGCTGGACGGTGGCCGTTTTGCCACGTCTGACCTGAATGACTTGTACCGCCGCGTGATCAACCGTAACAACCGTTTGAAGCGCCTGTTGGAGCTGAATGCCCCAGACATTATCGTGCGCAACGAAAAGCGTATGCTGCAGGAATCTGTAGACGCACTGCTGGATAACGGCCGTCGCGGCCGTGCCATCACCGGCTCCAACAAACGCCCGCTGAAATCTCTGGCCGATATGATCAAAGGTAAGCAGGGTCGCTTCCGTCAGAACCTGCTGGGTAAGCGCGTGGACTACTCCGGCCGTTCCGTGATCGTGGTTGGCCCCACCCTGCGCCTGCACCAGTGCGGCCTGCCCAAGCGCATGGCTCTGGAACTGTTCAAGCCGTTTATCTTTGCCAAGCTGGAAGGTCGTGGCCTGGCCACCACCATCAAAGCCTCCAAGAAAATGGTGGAGCGTGAAGAGCCCGTTGTTTGGGACATCTTGGACGAAGTAATCCGCGAACACCCGGTACTGCTGAACCGTGCACCGACCCTGCACCGTTTGGGTATCCAGGCGTTTGAGCCAGTGCTGATTGAAGGTAAAGCCATTCAGCTGCACCCGCTGGTGTGTGCCGCCTATAACGCCGACTTCGACGGTGACCAGATGGCGGTACACGTACCGCTGACCCTGGAAGCCCAGCTGGAAGCCCGCGCGCTGATGATGTCTACCAACAACATCCTGTCGCCCGCCAACGGTGAGCCCATTATCGTACCGTCTCAGGACGTGGTTCTGGGCCTGTACTACATGACTCGCGAGCGCATCAATGCCAAGGGCGAAGGCACCCTGTTCACCGACGTGAAAGAAGTGTCCCGCGCTTTCTACAGCAAGCAAGCTGACCTGCAAGCTCGCGTAAAAGTACGTATCGACGAAGTCACCTTCGACGAAGACGGCGAGCGCCAGGAGCGCAGCTTTGTGGCGGACACCACCGTGGGCCGTGCCCTGTTGTGGGACATCGTGCCCCAAGGCCTGCCGTTTGAGTTGGTGAACAAGGCGATGGTGAAGAAAGCCATCTCCAGCATCATCAACGAGTGCTACCGCCAGGTTGGCTTGAAAGATACGGTTATCTTCGCCGACCAGCTGATGTACACCGGTTTTGATTTCTCCACCAAGTCCGGCGCCTCTATCGGCGTGAACGACTTTATGATTCCCGACGCCAAGGCGGAAATCATCGGCCGTGCGGAAGACGAAGTGAAAGAAATCGAAGCCCAGTTTGCTTCCGGCCTGGTAACCCAGGGCGAGAAGTACAACAAGGTGGTGGATATCTGGTCTCGCGCCAACGACCTGGTGGCCAAGGCGATGATGGAAGGTATTTCTTCCGAAACCGTCACCAATCGCGACGGCGACGACGAAGATCAAGATTCCTTCAACTCTGTATTTATGATGGCCGACTCTGGCGCCCGGGGTTCACCCGCACAGATTCGTCAGCTGGCGGGTATGCGTGGCCTGATGGCCCGTCCGGACGGCTCCATTATCGAGACGCCCATTACCGCCAACTTCCGTGAAGGTTTGAACGTACTTCAGTACTTCATCTCCACCCACGGTGCCCGTAAAGGTCTGGCGGATACCGCCCTGAAAACCGCCAACTCCGGTTACCTGACCCGCCGTTTGGTGGATGTGGCTCAGGACGTGGTTGTGGTGGAAGACGACTGTGGCACCAACAAAGGTCTGTTGATGACGCCGGTAATTGAAGGCGGCGACATTATCGAATCTCTGGGTGATCGTATTCTGGGCCGTGTTGTGGCGCAGGACGTGCTCAAGCCCGGCAGCGACGAAATCGCTCTGCCTGCGGGCACTATCATCGACGAGAAGTGGGTTGAACGCATCGAAGCCCTGGGCATCGATGAGGTTCTGGTTCGCTCACCGATCACCTGTGACACCCGCTACGGCATCTGTGCCGAGTGTTACGGTCGCGACCTGGCCCGTGGCCACAAGGTCAACTCCGGTGAAGCGGTGGGCGTTATCGCCGCCCAGTCCATCGGTGAGCCCGGTACTCAGCTGACCATGCGTACCTTCCACATCGGTGGTGCGGCGTCCCGTGCTTCGGCAGTGGACAGCATCCAGGTGAAGCAGGAAGGTGTAGTTCGCCTGGTGAACGCCAAGGTGGTTGAGCGCGAAACCGGCGAGCTGGTTTCTGTGTCCCGCTCCGGCGAGCTGGCGTTGGCTGACAAAAACGGTCGCGAGCGCGAGCGTTACAAGCTGCCTTACGGTGCTGTGATCAAGGTGAAAGAAGGTGCCTCTGTTGCCGCTGGTGACGTGGTGGCCAACTGGGATCCGCACACTCACCCGATTATCTCGGAAGTATCCGGTAAGGTGCAGTTCTCCGGTATGGAAGATGGTCTGTCTGTTCGTCGCACTACTGACGATATGACTGGCTTGACCAGTACCGAAGTGCTGGACCCCAACGAACGCCCGGCGGCTGGTAAAGACCTGAAGCCTCTGGTGACTCTGCTGGATGATAAAGGTAAAGAGTTGTGCTTCCCGAACTCTACGGTTCCGGCGCACTACGCGCTACCTGCCAAGGCGATTGTGATGTCCACCGACGGTGGCCAGATCGGCGTTGGTGAGGTGATTGCCCGTATCCCGCAAGAAAGCGGCGGTACCAAGGACATCACAGGTGGTCTGCCCCGCGTGGCCGACCTGTTCGAAGCCCGTAAGCCGAAAGACCCTGCCATTCTGGCGGAAATCTCCGGTACCGTGAGCTTCGGTAAAGAGACCAAAGGCAAAAATCGTCTGGTTATCACACCTAAAGACGGTCAGCCGTTGCCCGATGGCAGCACCCACTACGAAGCACTGATTCCCAAGTGGCGTCAGCTGGGCGTGTTCGAAGGTGAGCACGTGGAGAAGGGTGAGGTGATCCCTGAAGGTCCGGATAACCCCCACGATATTCTGCGCCTGCTGGGTGTGGACGCGCTGGCCAAGTACATCGCCAACGAGGTGCAAGACGTTTACCGCCTGCAAGGTGTGGGCATTAACGACAAGCACATTGAGGTGATTGTTCGCCAGATGCTGCGCAAGGTGGAAATCACCGATATGGGCGATTCCCCGTTCGTGAAAGGCGAGCAGGTGGAGTTCAACCGGGTGATGGAAGTGAACGAGCAGCTGGAGCTGGACGGCAAGATTCCCGCCAAGTTCGAGCGCCTGTTGCTGGGTATCACCAAAGCGTCGCTGGCCACCGAATCGTTTATCTCTGCGGCCTCCTTCCAGGAGACCACCCGTGTACTGACCGAAGCTGCCGTAACCGGCAAGCAAGATGGTCTGCGTGGCCTGAAAGAGAACGTGGTTGTGGGTCGTCTGATACCGGCTGGTACCGGTCTGGCGCACCACAAACAGCGTCGCGCCGAGCGCGAAGCGGAGCAGGCCGAAGGTCTGGCCGTAACCGCCAGCGATGTGGAAGCAGCGCTGAGCGAAGCACTGAGTTCCAGCGGCGAAGAGTGA